Proteins from one Pseudoalteromonas rubra genomic window:
- a CDS encoding IS5 family transposase, with translation MKEKRIINWREYNKALIARGNIQLWFSEDAIEQWNNTQHHGGKGRANHFSELAIETCLTLRAVFRLSLRAAQGFVSSLISMMKLDLDTPTYSCLCKRSAELAVRYRPHSSASGGIDIVVDSTGLKVYGNGEWHARKHGANKRRTWRKLHLAVDPDTHQIVGAELSTVSVADSEVLGDLLRPLRRKISSVKADGAYDTRGCYAEVAAKKAEAVIPPRSNAQLWEGGHARNSAVILTKHIGSSEWKKCVNYHQRSLAETAMYRYKQLMGDKLVSRGFNQQHTEAMIKVKVLNRMTGLGMPEYQGSS, from the coding sequence TTGAAAGAAAAGCGTATCATCAACTGGCGCGAATATAACAAAGCCCTTATCGCCAGAGGTAACATCCAACTTTGGTTTTCCGAGGATGCGATTGAACAGTGGAACAACACGCAACATCACGGCGGTAAAGGCCGAGCTAATCATTTCTCAGAGCTGGCGATTGAGACCTGCCTGACTTTACGGGCTGTATTTCGCTTGTCTCTTCGAGCTGCACAGGGTTTTGTTTCCTCATTAATATCAATGATGAAGCTTGATTTGGATACGCCAACTTATAGCTGTTTGTGCAAGCGTAGTGCAGAGCTGGCAGTTCGCTATAGGCCACACTCCAGTGCATCCGGAGGCATTGATATTGTGGTTGATAGCACTGGTTTGAAGGTGTACGGAAATGGTGAGTGGCACGCAAGAAAACATGGTGCAAACAAGCGCCGAACATGGCGAAAGCTACACCTGGCAGTTGATCCAGATACACACCAAATCGTAGGCGCTGAGTTGTCCACAGTGTCTGTAGCTGATTCAGAAGTTTTGGGTGACCTACTCAGACCATTGCGCAGGAAGATCAGCTCAGTTAAAGCAGATGGTGCTTATGATACCAGAGGCTGTTATGCCGAAGTAGCAGCTAAAAAGGCCGAAGCAGTGATCCCACCAAGGAGTAACGCGCAGTTGTGGGAGGGTGGACATGCTCGCAACAGCGCGGTCATTTTAACAAAGCATATAGGCAGCAGTGAGTGGAAAAAATGTGTGAACTACCACCAACGTTCACTGGCGGAAACGGCAATGTACCGATACAAACAGCTAATGGGTGACAAGCTGGTCAGTCGTGGATTCAATCAGCAACACACTGAAGCGATGATCAAAGTGAAAGTACTCAATAGAATGACTGGGCTAGGTATGCCTGAATATCAGGGAAGCAGTTGA